The Lysobacter gummosus sequence GGTGGCCGATCACCTGCGCGCAGACCATCGCCAGCGCTTCGGGAATCACCGGATTGACCTTGCCCGGCATGATCGAACTGCCCGGCTGCAGCGCCGGCAATTCGATCTCGCCCAGGCCGGCCAGCGGCCCGGAATTCATCCAGCGCAGATCGTTGGCGATCTTCATCAGCGCCACCGCCAGCGTGCTCAGCTGGCCGGACAGTTCGACCGCGTCGTCCTGCGCGGCCAGGCCCTCGAACTTGTCCGCGGCCGATTCGAAACGCGTGCCGGTCGCCGCCGACAGCGCCTTGGCCATCGCCTTGCCGAAGCGCGGATCGGCGTTGATGCCGGTGCCGATCGCGGTGCCGCCGATGGGCAGCCGGCGCAGGCGCTTGAGGCTGTCCTCGATGCGCTGCTGCGCCGAATCCAGTTGCGCCGCCCATGCACCGAACTCTTGTCCGAAGGTGAGCGGCATGGCGTCCATGAGATGGGTACGCCCGGTCTTGGTGACCTTGGCCAGCTCCTTGGCCCGCTTCTCGATGGTCTTGCGCAAATATTTGAGCGCCGGCAACAGGGATTCCACCACCGCCAGCTGCGCCGACACCCGGATCGCGGTCGGGATCACGTCGTTGGAACTCTGGCCCAGGTTGACGTGATCGTTCGGATGGATCTTGTGCTTGCCCGCGCGCGAGGCCAGCGTGGCGATGACCTCGTTGGCGTTCATGTTGCTGGAGGTGCCCGAACCGGTCTGATAGACGTCGATCGGGAAATGCGCGTCGAAGCGGCCGGCGGCGACTTCGCCCGCGGCCGCGCCGATGGCCTTGGCCGCGCCGGCCTCGAGCAGGCCGAAGCCGCCGTTGACCTGCGCCGCGGCGGCCTTGACCAGGGCCAGGGCGCGGATGAATTCGCGCGGCATCGGCTGGCCGGAAATCGGGAAGTTCTGCACCGCGCGCTGGGTCTGCGCGCCCCACAAGGCATCGGCGGGAACGTTGAGTTCGCCCATGCTGTCGTGTTCGAGGCGGAACCCGGCGGCGGCGGATTTGGCCGCCGGTTTCGCGGGCTGGCCGGAGGTCCGGACCGGGGTCTTGCGTTTGCTCGCCATTGCCAACTCCATTGAGTCGTGGGGGAGACGCGCCGCCTGTCGCGCCGCGCGTCGTATCAATCAGGTCTGGGGCGAGCCCGGCTATCGCAAGGGCGCACGCCATGCTGGCATCGTTTTTCGCTGGCGGCCGTCATGATCGCCGCGCGCGCGTCGCGCGTCGAGTGCGCGGCGGATTTCCGCCCGATCCGGCAGGGTCGACGGCGCCCGGCACGGCGCGGGCGCTGGGGTAGAATGGCGGACTGCTTACTCCCCACCGCGTGCCATGTCCGCCGATTCCCAGACCACCCTGCTCGCCCTGTCTCCGCTCGATGGCCGCTACGCCGGCAAAGTCGATGCGCTGAGGCCGATCTTCTCCGAATTCGGCCTGATCAAGGCCCGGGTCAAGGTCGAGGTGGAATGGCTGCTGGCGCTGGCCGATGAGCCCGGCATCGTCGAGCTCAAGCCGTTCTCCGCCGCCGCCGCCGCGCGCCTGCGCAAGCTCGCCGAGGAGTTGTCGATCGAGGACGCCGCCCGGGTCAAGGAGATCGAGCGCACCACCAACCACGACGTCAAGGCGGTCGAGTACCTGATCAAGGAACGCCTCAAGGACGACGCCGAGTTGGGCCCGGCCCTGGAATTCGTGCACTTCGCCTGCACCAGCGAAGACATCAACAACCTCAGCTACGCGCTGATGCTCAATCAGGCGCGCCAGCAGGTGTTGCTGCCGCGTCTGGACGATCTGATCCAGAAGCTGCGCGCGATGGCCCACGAACACGCCGCGCTGCCGATGCTCTCGCGCACCCACGGCCAGACCGCCTCGCCGACCACGGTCGGGAAGGAAATCGCCAACGTGGTCGCGCGCCTGCTGCGCCAGGGCGAGACCCTGGCCGGCGCGCAGATGCCGGGCAAGATCAACGGCGCGGTCGGCAACTACAACGCTCACCTCGCCTCCTACCCGGACATCGACTGGGCCGCGTTCTCGCAGCGCTTCGTCACGTCCCTGGGCCTGGACTGGCAGCCCTACACCACCCAGATCGAACCGCACGACGGCATCGCCGAGGTCTGCGACGCGCAGCGCCGCATCGACACCATCTGCATCGACCTGTGCCGCGACGTGTGGGGCTATATCTCGCTGGGCTATTTCAAGCAGGCGGTAAAGGCCGGCGAAGTCGGCAGCTCGACCATGCCGCACAAGGTCAATCCGATCGACTTCGAAAACGCCGAAGGCAACTTCGGCATCGCCAACGCCTTGTTCGAACATTTCGCCGCCAAGCTGCCGATCAGCCGCTGGCAGCGCGACCTGACCGACTCGACCGTGCTGCGCGCGCTCGGCACCGCCTTCGGCCATGCGCTGATCGGCATCGACGCGCTGCTGCGCGGCTTGAACAAGCTCAGCGTCAATCCCGAGCGCTTGGCCGCCGACCTCGACGCGGCCTGGGAAGTGCTGGCCGAAGCGGTGCAGACGGTGATGCGCCGTCACGGCCTGCCGAACCCGTACGAGCAACTCAAGGCGCTGACCCGCGGCCACGGCATCAACGAGGCCTCGATGCGCGAGTTCATCGCCTCGCTGGACCTGCCGGCCGACGACAAACAGCGCCTGCTGACGATGACGCCGGGCAGCTACACCGGCCTGGCCGAGCGCCTGGCGCGCGAAATCTGATATGGAAGACACCCGCGCCTGGACCCTGGCCGAGCAAGCCACCGACGACGGCCTGTCCCTGACCCGGATCAAACAGTTCGAGCGCGGCTTCGACTTTCGCGGCTATCCGGAACGCTTGAACCTGATCTGGGCCTACCAGGACGACCACGGCACCGGCACCGCCTCGGCGGAGGAAATGGCGGCCATGGAGCGCTTCGAGGACCGGGTCTGCGAGCGCATCCAGGCCGCCGGCCACAGCGTGCTGGCGATCGTGTTCACCGAGCCTGACCATCGCGAGTACGTGTTCCACACCCGCGACGTGAATGCCTTCATCGGCGTGCTCAACGCGATGCCGCAGGAAGCCACGCCTTATCCGATCGAGATCGACCACGAGAGCGATCCCAAGGGCGAGTTCTACCGTTCCTTCGCCGACGCGATCGGCCTGCACTGAGTTCGCGCGCGCACAAATCGCAACACGAAAACCGGTTTCGCGATGCCACGCGATGACCGATAGTGTGCGACTGTTTTTCATTTCCGCGAGCGAAGCGACGATGCGTTTGGCGATGGCACTGATCGGTGTATTGGCGCTCGGCGGCTGCGCCGCGCCCGCTCTGAAGTCCGGGCAAAAAGCGGCGACGGCCGCCGCGGCCTGTCCGGCCGATCCGACCTGGGACACGCCCTCGGCGCCGCATCATATCCATGGCAATACCTGGTTCGTCGGCACCTGCGGCATCAGCTCGATCCTGATCACCTCCGACCAGGGCCATGTCCTGATCGACGGCACCACCAAGAAAGGCGCGGCGTCGGTGGAAGCCAACATCCGCGCGCTCGGTTTCAAGGTCGAGGACGTGCGCTACATCCTCAGCTCGCACGAACACCTCGATCACGCCGGCGGCATCGCCCAACTGCAACGCGACAGCGGCGCGACCGTGGTCGCGCTGCCGGCCGAAGCGGCGTCGCTGGAGCGCGGCCAGGGCGATCGCGGCGATCCGCAGTTCCTCAGCACGCCGGCGTTCGCGCCGGTGCGCACGGTGCGCCGCATCGAAGCCGGCGAAACGCTGACCCTGCGGTCGATCGCGCTGACCGCGCACGCCACGCCGGGGCATACGCCGGGCAGCACCAGTTGGACCTGGCGTTCCTGCGATCAGGGCGGACAATGCCGCGCGATCGCCTATGCCGACAGCCTCACGCCGTTTTCCGACGATGTGTATCGCTATACCGACGAAGCCGCGCATCCGGGCTTCATCGCCGCCTTCCGGCAAAGCCTGGTCACGGTCGCGAACCTGCCCTGCGACATTCTGCTGACGCCGCATCCGGGCGCCAGCGAGCTGTTCTCGCGCCTGGGCCCGGGCGCGACCCGGCCGCTGGTCGATGCCGGCGCCTGCCGCGCTTACTCCGCCACCGGCGCGGCCAAGCTGGATGCGCGCATCGCCAGGGAACGCGGCGACGCCAAGCCGTGATCGGGGCGTGGTGATCGCCCGGGCCGCGACCACGCGGCCTTAGCGCCGGCTCGCGCAGACTCGCCGCCGGCGTTGACGGAGGATGGCGATGCAACAGTTGATCAATATCGACGTGCCCGATCTGGATGCGGCGCTGGCGTTCTATACGCGCGCGTTCGGCCTGCATGCCGGACGCCGGCTCGGCGGCGAGGTGATCGAACTGCTGGGCGGGCAGGCGCCGATCTATTTGTTGCTCAAGGCCGAGGGCTCGCTCGCGGCCGGCGCGGAGACTCGACGTTATGCGCGGCACTGGTCGCCGCTGCATCTGGACGTGGTCGTGCTGGATCTGGATGCGGCCTTGCGCAGCGCGCTGGCGGCCGGGGCGGTGCAGGAAGGCGATGTGCGCAGCGCGAACTGGGGGCGGATCGTGGCGATCGCCGATCCGTTCGGGCATGGGTGGTGCCTGCTGCAGTTTTTGGGGCGGGGTTACGATGAGATTGCGGGGTGAGGCAAAGGCAAATCCCCGCTTCCCCCCTTTTTCAAAGGGGGGAACTGCAACGGCAGTGGCGCGCGGCCCGACATGCGCGGCTCGCTTGAGCGACAATGGGCTTATCGGCGCGAATACGCCCGCCTGCCTGTCTCGCCTCATGGCCACCAAGTCCAATAGCCTCGACCTTCCGATCGAAATCGACGCCAGCCGCAAGCCGCCGCTGGGCATCGCCCCGGCCGCGTTCCTGCGCGATTACTGGCAAAAACGCCCGCTGCTGATCCGCAATGCGTTCGCCGGGCTGCAATCGCCGATCCAGCCAGAAGACCTCGCCGGCCTGGCCTGCGAGGAAGGCGTGCTGGCGCGGTTGATCCAGCACGACCGCGCCAGCGACCGCTATTCACTGCGGCACGGGCCGTTCGCAGAGTCCGAGTTCCCCGGGCTTCCCCAACAAGACTGGACGCTGTTGGTCCAGGACGTGGACAAGTGGGACGCCGACGTCGCCGCGCTGCTGCCGGCCTTCGACTTCCTGCCGCGCTGGCGCATCGACGACATCATGGTGTCGTTCGCCGCGCCCGGCGGTTCGGTCGGCGCGCACGTGGATCAGTACGACGTGTTCCTGCTGCAGGCCCAGGGCCACCGCCGCTGGCAGATCGACGCGCGCGCGGATGCGCCGCAGGACTTCCGTCCCGATGCCGACCTCAAGCTGCTGCGCGAATTCGATCCCAGCCACGACTGGGTGCTGGGCCCGGGCGACATGCTGTATCTGCCGCCGGGCGTACCGCATCACGGCGTCGCGGAAGACGCCTGCCTGACCTTCTCGATCGGCATGCGCGCGCCTTCGGCCGCCGAGCTGATGGGCGACTACATCGACACCCTCGCCGGGGACGCCGACGAAAGCCTGCGTTATCACGATCCCGACCTCGCCCCGCCGCGCGATCCGAACGAGATCGACGCCGCCGCCATGGTCCGCGTGGTCGAGGCCTTGAACGCGCTGCGCATGAACGACCCCGACCGCCTCGGCGACTGGTTCGGCCGCTTCATCACCGTGTACCGCGCCGCCGGCGAAGTGTCCGCGGGCCATGAGCCGGCGCGTTCGCGCATCGAGATCGAATGGGACCTGCAGCGCGGCGCGGCGTTGTGGCGGCATCCGTGGTCGCGCATGGCCTGGCGCCGCGCGCACGCCAAGGGGCGGGCCGCCAGCCTGTACGTCAGCGGACAGGAATTCGCCCTGCCCGCGCGCGACGCGCAGGCGATCGCGGGCGCGGCCGAACTCGATCTGGCCGGCTATTCCGCGCTGTCGGAGGCCGGCCGCGAATGCGTGCTCGAACTCATCGCCGGCGGCCACTATCGGCTGGGACTGGATGAGGACGCCGGCGCCGAAGAGGAATAAGCCTCGGCGCGGCCCGACCCGGCCGGCTCGCCCGCGGCGGGTCCGGCCTTAACCTGCAATGGATTCAGACACTATGAATTCACCCACCACCGCCGGCGATCAAGTGGAAACCCGCGAGGCCGCATTGGCGGCGCTGAGCGCGATCGTCGCCGGCGCGCGCCGCGGCCTGTCGATCTACAGCCGCGAACTCGACCCGGGCCTGCTCGACCGCGCGGACGCGGTCAGCCTGTTGCGTCGCTTCGCCACCGCCGGCGGCGTCACCCGCGTGCTGCTGCAGGACCCGGCCGCGCCGCAACGCGCCCTGGCGCCGCTGATCGGGCTGGCGCAGCGCCTGCCCAGCGCCTTCGAATTCCGCGCCATCGAAGAACCGGTCGATCAGAACTACCCGGCCGCCTACATCGTCAACGATCGCGACGGCTGGTACTTCCGCCCGCTCGGCCATCGCTTCGAAGGCGAGACCCGGATCGACGGCGGCGCCCGCGCCCGCCAGTTGCGCGCGCACTTCGAGCCGGTGTGGGAACGCGCCCGGGCCTGCACCGAGTTTCGCGCGCTCGGAATCTGACCAACCGATCGCCGGGCGCGACACCGGGCCGGGCCCGGCCCGCGGCGACGCCGACAATCCCGGTTCGAACTCCCGTCTGACTCCGGACAGCGCCTCGACCAGTTCTGCCCCTGGCCCATGCCAAAGGCGGCACCACCAGAGTCTGCGGCTGCGCAACCGCCGGAACACCTTCGCCGCTACGCCAACCGCCCGGGCTGGACCGAATCAGCCACCTTATTTGTTGTCGCGGCGTCGGGCACAGCAGCCCCGACGGCGACCGAGCCCTATCGGCGCCCCGGCCGCGGGCATCCCACCACGCCCGCAGCGCAGCCGTTGTGCCCGCGCCCCGCCCCGGCCCGCGGATCTGAGTGCCGGCTAAACCGCGACCGCGAACCGCAGCGTGCCCATAAGCGCGCAGGTCCAGACCGCCGCCGCCCCCCGCCTTGCTTGAAACGCCGCGCCGCGGCCCAAGACTTTGTCCAGCATTGCCGGAACGGTCCACTCAACGTTCCGGTCCCCTCCGGCGCCCCCGATCAACCCGAAATCGAAGCAAATCGGTCGCTTAGACATAAGTAGTTATGCCGTTGGGCTTAACACTACCGCTATAATTCCGAGCCTTGTCCGCGCCCAGCACCCCGCGTGCGTGCGCGACGCCACTTCCGCCCCCAAGAGTTTCCCGATAGCCATCGTGGACAGCCTCCTCAAGCAGTTTTCGCAATCCTCGCAACTCGGCGCCAACGCCGCCTTCATCGAAGACCTGTACGAGCAGTACCTGGTCGATCCCGACAGCGTCGGGGCCAAATGGAAAGCCTATTTCGACGGCTTCAAGGGCCGTGAAGCGGGCGATATTCCGCATTCGGCCGCGATCGAAAGCATCACCCAGGCCGGCAAGGCCGCCTCGCGCGGCGTAGTCGCCGCCGCCGGCGCGTCCTCCGGCAGCGACGAGCGCGAACGCGCCGTCGGCAAGGTGATCACGGCCTACCGCTCGCGCGGCCACCTGGCCGCCGACATCGATCCGCTGGGCCTGCTGCAGAAACCCGACGCGCCCGACCTGGCGCTGGGCTTCCACCGCCTGTCCGAGAGCGACCAGTCGGTCGAGTTCTCGACCGGCGGGGTGGCCGGCAAGGAGCGCATGAAGCTCGGCGACCTGCTCGCCCTGCTCAAGGCCACCTACACCGGCCCGATCGGCGCGGAGTTCATGCACATCGCCGACGCCGAACAGCGCCGCTGGATGTACGAGCGCCTGGAAACCGCCGGCGGCAAGTTCGGCCGCAGCGTCGAAGACAAGCAGCGCATCCTCGAACGGCTCACCGCCGCCGACGGCCTGGAGCGCTACCTGGGCACCAAGTACGTCGGCCAGAAGCGCTTCTCGCTGGAAGGCGGCGACGCGCTGATCCCGCTGATGGACGTGACTATCCGCCGCGCCGGCGAACAGGGCGTGCAGGACGTGGTGATCGGCATGGCCCACCGCGGCCGCCTCAATGTCCTGGTCAACACCCTGGGCAAGCCGCCGCGCAAGCTGTTCGACGAGTTCGAAGGCAAGTTCGACCACGACGAGCACGCCCACACGGGCGACGTGAAGTACCACATGGGCTTCAGCGCCGACGTCGCCACCCCCGGCGGCCCGGTCCATCTGGCCCTGGCGTTCAATCCCTCGCATCTTGAAATCGTCAACCCGGTGGTCGCCGGCAGCGTTCGCTCGCGCCAGACTCGCCGCGGCGACAAGGGCCGCGCCCAGGTGCTGCCGGTGCTGCTGCACGGCGACGCCGCCTTCGCCGGCCAAGGCGTGGGCATGGAGCTGTTCCAGATGTCGCAGGCGCGCGGTTTCGCCGTCGGCGGCACCGTCCACATCGTCATCAACAACCAGGTCGGCTTCACCACCAGCGAGCGCCAGGACGCGCGTTCCACGCTGTACTGCACCGACGTGGCCAAGATGGTCGGCGCGCCGATCCTGCACGTGAACTCCGATCACCCCGAAGCGGTGGTGTTCTGCGCGGAACTCGCGCTGGACTTCCGTCAGCGCTTCGGCCGCGACGTGGTCATCGATCTGGTCTGCTACCGCCGCCACGGCCATAACGAGGCCGACGAGCCGGCGGCGACCCAGCCGCTGATGTATCAGGTGATCCGCAAGCACAAGACCCCGCGCGAGCTCTACGCCGAGCAACTGGTCGGCGAAGGCGTGCTCAAGGCCGAGGACGCGCAGGCGCTGGTCGACCAGTACCGCGACAAGCTCGACGCCGGCGCGGTCACCACCGAGCTGGTCGAGGTCAAGCCCGACGAGTTCACCATCGACTGGTCCAAGTACCTGTCGGGCAAGCTCAGCGACCCGGTCAACACCACGGTGGAGCGCAGCAAGCTCGACGCGCTGGCCACGCAGATCAACGCCGTGCCCGACACGGTCAAGCTGCATGCGCGCGTGGCGAAGATCTACGAAGACCGCCGCAAGATGGCCGCCGGCGAACAACCCGGCGACTGGGGCTTCGCGGAGAACCTGGCCTACGCCACCTTGATCAGCGAAGGCTACAAGCTGCGCCTGGTCGGCCAGGACAGCGGCCGCGGCACCTTCTTCCACCGCCACGCGATCCTGCACGAGCAGACCAGCGACGAGTACATCCTGCCGCTGCGCAAGCTGGTGACCAACCCCTCCGACGTCACCATCATCGACTCGCTGCTCAGCGAAGAAGCGGTGATGGCGTTCGAGTACGGCTACTCCACCGCCGATCCGCAGACGCTCGACATCTGGGAAGCGCAGTTCGGCGATTTCGCCAACGGCGCCCAGGTGGTGATCGACCAGTTCCTGTCCTCCGGCGAAGCCAAGTGGGGCCGCCTGTGCGGCCTGGTCCTGCTGCTGCCGCACGGCTACGAAGGCCAGGGCCCGGAGCACAGCTCCGCGCGCCTTGAGCGCTTCCTGCAGCTGTGCGCGCTGGAGAACATGCTGGTCTGCGTGCCGACCACGCCGGCGCAGGCGTACCACATGATCCGCCGGCAGATGTGCATGAGCACGCGCAAGCCGCTGGTGGTGATGACGCCCAAGTCGCTGCTGCGCCACAAGCTGGCGGTGTCGAGCCTGGACGAGCTGGCCAACGGCGAATTCCAGCATCTGATCCCGGACGCCGCGGCCAACCCGAAGAAGGTCAAGCGCGTGGTGCTGTGCTCGGGCAAGGTTTATTACGACTTGTTCGAACAGGCGCAGAAGGACGGTCTGGAAGACGTCGCCATCGTCCGCATCGAGCAGCTCTATCCGTTCCCGCGCGAAGTCCTGGCCGCCGAACTCAAGCGCTTCAGCGCGGCCAAGGATGTGGTGTGGTGCCAGGAAGAGCCGCAGAACCAGGGCGCGTGGTACCAGATCCGCCACCACCTCAGCGCGTGCCTGGCTCCGAAGCAGGCGCTGCATTACACCGGACGCGCGCGTTCGCCTTCGCCGGCGGCCGGGCATCTGGCCGACCACGTCGCCGAGCAGACCAAGCTGGTCGCCGACGCGCTGGTCAACTCGCTGCACGGAGAGTCCAGCGCCGAATAAGGCGCTGGTTCTTCCCGAAACGACTTACATACCCACATTCAAGCACTCCAGGATGCCTGCCCCATGAGCACCGAGATCAAAGTCCCCGTCCTTCCCGAGTCGGTCTCCGACGCCACGATCGCCACGTGGCACAAGAAGCCGGGCGATGCGGTCAAGCGCGACGAGAACCTGGTCGATCTGGAAACCGACAAGGTCGTGCTGGAAGTGCCCTCGCCCGTCGACGGCGTGCTCAAGGAAATCAAGTTCGAAGAAGGCTCGACCGTGACCAGCCAGCAGCTGATCGCGATCGTCGAGGCCGGCGCCGCCGCCACCGCGAGCGCCCCGGCCGCTGCCGCCGCTCCGGCCGCCGCCAAGACCGAAGCCCTGCCCGCCGCCGGCGCGCAGCCGATCACCGCCAAGGCCGACGCGCCGAAGGCGCCGGCCGGCAACGACCAATTGCCCCCGGGCGCGCGCTTCACCGCGAACAAGGAAGGCATCGACGCATCCCAGGTCGAAGGCACCGGCCGCAAGGGCGCGGTGACCAAGGAAGACATCGTCAATTACGCCAAGAGCGGCGGCGTCGGCAACGCCGCCGGCGCGCGTCCGGAAGAGCGCGTGCCGATGACCCGCATCCGCGCCCGCATCGCCGAGCGCCTGATGCAGTCGAAGAACTCGATCGCGATGCTGACCTCGTTCAACGAAGTCAACCTCGGCAAGGTCATGGCCATGCGCAAGGAGCTGGGCGAGTCCTTCGAGAAGGCCAACGGCGTCAAGCTCGGCTTCATGAGCTTCTTCGCCAAGGCCGCGGCCAACGCGCTGCAGCGCCATCCGGTGGTCAACGCTTCCGTCGACGGCAACGACATCGTCTATCACGGCTACGCCGACATCTCGATCGCGGTGTCCACCGACAAGGGCCTGGTCACGCCGGTGCTGCGCAATGTCGAGCGCATGGGCTTCGCCGACGTCGAGAAGGCCATCGGCGATTACGCCAAGAAGGCCCGCGACGGCAAGCTGGCGCTGGAAGACCTGCAGGGCGGCACCTTCACCATCACCAACGGCGGCACCTTCGGCTCGCTGATGTCGACCCCGATCGTCAACCCGCCGCAGTCGGCCATCCTCGGCATGCACGCGATCAAGGAACGCGCCATCGTCGAGAACGGCGCCGTCGTCGCCGCGCCGATGATGTACATCGCGCTGAGCTACGACCACCGCATCATCGACGGCAAGGACGCGGTGCTGTTCCTGGTGGACATCAAGAACCAACTGGAAAATCCGCATCGCATGTTGCTGGGCATGTGAAGCCGGGAATCGGGAATGGGGAATCGGGAATCGCAAAGCGATTCCGTCCCCTTCCCGCCTTCCGATTCCCGATTCCCCATTCCCGATTCCCGTGAGCGAATGAAATGAGCGAACAATTCGACGTAGTCGTCATCGGCGCCGGCCCCGCCGGCTATCACGCCGCCATCCGCGCCGCACAGCTCGGTCTGAAGACCGCGTGCATCGACGCCGCGCTGGGCAAGGACGGCAAGCCGGCGCTGGGCGGCACCTGCCTGCGCGTGGGCTGCATTCCGTCCAAGGCGCTGCTCGACAGCTCGCGCCAGTTCTGGAACCTGCAGCACCTGTTCGGCGAACACGGCATCAGCGCCGACAACGCCAAGATCGACGTCGCCACCATGGTCGGCCGCAAGGACAAGATCGTGAAGCAGTTCACCGGCGGCATCGCGATGCTGTTCAAGGCGAACAAGATCACCCCGTACTACGGCTTCGGCACCCTGCACCCGGGCAACATCGTCAAGGTCAAGCAGCACGACGGTTCCGAGGTGGAACTCAAGGGCACCAACGTCATCATCGCCGCCGGTTCGGATTCCATCGAACTGCCGTTCGCCAAGTTCGACGGCGACAAGATCGTCGACAACGTCGGCGCGCTGGACTTCACCGAGGTCCCCAAGCGCCTGGGCGTGATCGGCGCCGGCGTGATCGGCCTGGAACTGGGCAGCGTGTGGAAGCGCCTGGGCTCGGAAGTCACCATTCTTGAAGCCCTTCCCGACTTCCTCGCCGCCGCCGATGCCGAGGTCGCCAAGACCGCGGCCAAGGAATTCAAGAAGCAGGGCCTGGACATCAAGCTCGGCGCGAAGGTCAGCAAGGCCGAGATCAAGAAAGACGGCGTGCACCTGACCTACAACGACGGCAAGTCCGATCAGGAACTGGTCGTGGACAAGCTGCTGGTGGCCGTCGGCCGCCGCGCGGCGTCGAAAGGCCTGCTGGCCGAAGGCACCGGCGTCAAGATCAACGAGCGCGGCCAGATCGAAGTCGATGAGCATTGCCACACCGGCGTCGATGGCGTGTGGGCGGTCGGCGACTGCGTGCGCGGGCCGATGCTGGCGCACAAGGGCTTCGAGGAAGGCATCGCGGTCGCCGAACTCATCGCCGGCCTGCCGGGCCACGTCAACCTCGACACCGTGCCGTGGGTGATCTACACCGAGCCGGAAATCGCCTGGGTCGGCAAGACCGAGCAGCAGCTCAAGGCCGAGAACATTCCGTACAAGACCGGCAGCTTCCCGTTCGCGGCGATCGGCCGCGCGGTGGCCATGGGCGAGCCGGCCGGCTTCGTCAAGGTCATCGCCCATGCCGAGACCGACCGTGTGCTGGGCCTGCATCTGGTCGGCGTCGGCGTGTCCGAGCTCGTCCACGAAGGCGTGCTGACCATGGAGTTCAACGGCTCCGCCGACGACCTCGCCCGCATCTGCCACGCCCATCCGACCCTGTCGGAAGCGATCCACGATGCGGCGATGGCGGTGGACAAGCGGGCGATTCACAAGGCCAACTGAAGCCGGGAATCGGGAATGGAGAATCGGGAATCGGAAAGAGCGCAGTGCGCTCGTCCGGTTCCCGATTCGCTTTTGAGCCTTCCGAAACCTGCGATCGCCGCTTTCGCTTCGCCGTGCCGATTCCCCGTTCCCGACTCCCGACTCCCGATTCCCGTCCCCATGAAAACCCTCTGCGTCTACTGCGGCTCCAACTCCGGCGCCAAGCCGATCTACACCGAGCGTGCGATGGCGCTGGGTTCGCGCATGGCCCGCGATGGCATCGCCCTGGTCTACGGCGGCGGCAACGTCGGCCTGATGGGCACCGTCGCCGATGCCGTGCTCGATGCCGGCGGCGAAGTGATCGGTGTGATTCCCGAGCAACTGGTCAATTGGGAAGTCGCCCACCGCGGCCTGACCAAGCTGGAAATCGTAGGCTCGATGCACGAGCGCAAGGCGCGCATGTTCGATCTGGCCGACGGCTTCGTCGCCCTGCCCGGCGGCTTCGGCACGCTGGATGAGATGTTCGAGATGCTGACCTGGCGCCAGCTCGGCATCGGCAACAAGCCCTGCGCCTTCCTCGACATCGACGGCTTCTACGCGCCGCTGATGGCGATGCTCGACCGCATGGTCGCCGAGCGCTTTCTCCACGCCGACCAGCGCCAGGACCTGTGGCACGGCGACGACATCGACGTCCTGCTGAGCTGGATGCGCGATTACACCCCGGCCTCGGCGTCCAAGTGGATGGACGAAAAGCGGCGCAAGGCGCTGCGCTGAAGTATCGCCCTTCCACACCATCACTCCGACGAAAGCGGGCTCCACCTTATTTCGACGGAGCCGAACATCCCGAAA is a genomic window containing:
- a CDS encoding 2-oxoglutarate dehydrogenase E1 component, with the translated sequence MDSLLKQFSQSSQLGANAAFIEDLYEQYLVDPDSVGAKWKAYFDGFKGREAGDIPHSAAIESITQAGKAASRGVVAAAGASSGSDERERAVGKVITAYRSRGHLAADIDPLGLLQKPDAPDLALGFHRLSESDQSVEFSTGGVAGKERMKLGDLLALLKATYTGPIGAEFMHIADAEQRRWMYERLETAGGKFGRSVEDKQRILERLTAADGLERYLGTKYVGQKRFSLEGGDALIPLMDVTIRRAGEQGVQDVVIGMAHRGRLNVLVNTLGKPPRKLFDEFEGKFDHDEHAHTGDVKYHMGFSADVATPGGPVHLALAFNPSHLEIVNPVVAGSVRSRQTRRGDKGRAQVLPVLLHGDAAFAGQGVGMELFQMSQARGFAVGGTVHIVINNQVGFTTSERQDARSTLYCTDVAKMVGAPILHVNSDHPEAVVFCAELALDFRQRFGRDVVIDLVCYRRHGHNEADEPAATQPLMYQVIRKHKTPRELYAEQLVGEGVLKAEDAQALVDQYRDKLDAGAVTTELVEVKPDEFTIDWSKYLSGKLSDPVNTTVERSKLDALATQINAVPDTVKLHARVAKIYEDRRKMAAGEQPGDWGFAENLAYATLISEGYKLRLVGQDSGRGTFFHRHAILHEQTSDEYILPLRKLVTNPSDVTIIDSLLSEEAVMAFEYGYSTADPQTLDIWEAQFGDFANGAQVVIDQFLSSGEAKWGRLCGLVLLLPHGYEGQGPEHSSARLERFLQLCALENMLVCVPTTPAQAYHMIRRQMCMSTRKPLVVMTPKSLLRHKLAVSSLDELANGEFQHLIPDAAANPKKVKRVVLCSGKVYYDLFEQAQKDGLEDVAIVRIEQLYPFPREVLAAELKRFSAAKDVVWCQEEPQNQGAWYQIRHHLSACLAPKQALHYTGRARSPSPAAGHLADHVAEQTKLVADALVNSLHGESSAE
- the sucB gene encoding dihydrolipoyllysine-residue succinyltransferase; translated protein: MSTEIKVPVLPESVSDATIATWHKKPGDAVKRDENLVDLETDKVVLEVPSPVDGVLKEIKFEEGSTVTSQQLIAIVEAGAAATASAPAAAAAPAAAKTEALPAAGAQPITAKADAPKAPAGNDQLPPGARFTANKEGIDASQVEGTGRKGAVTKEDIVNYAKSGGVGNAAGARPEERVPMTRIRARIAERLMQSKNSIAMLTSFNEVNLGKVMAMRKELGESFEKANGVKLGFMSFFAKAAANALQRHPVVNASVDGNDIVYHGYADISIAVSTDKGLVTPVLRNVERMGFADVEKAIGDYAKKARDGKLALEDLQGGTFTITNGGTFGSLMSTPIVNPPQSAILGMHAIKERAIVENGAVVAAPMMYIALSYDHRIIDGKDAVLFLVDIKNQLENPHRMLLGM
- the lpdA gene encoding dihydrolipoyl dehydrogenase; translated protein: MSEQFDVVVIGAGPAGYHAAIRAAQLGLKTACIDAALGKDGKPALGGTCLRVGCIPSKALLDSSRQFWNLQHLFGEHGISADNAKIDVATMVGRKDKIVKQFTGGIAMLFKANKITPYYGFGTLHPGNIVKVKQHDGSEVELKGTNVIIAAGSDSIELPFAKFDGDKIVDNVGALDFTEVPKRLGVIGAGVIGLELGSVWKRLGSEVTILEALPDFLAAADAEVAKTAAKEFKKQGLDIKLGAKVSKAEIKKDGVHLTYNDGKSDQELVVDKLLVAVGRRAASKGLLAEGTGVKINERGQIEVDEHCHTGVDGVWAVGDCVRGPMLAHKGFEEGIAVAELIAGLPGHVNLDTVPWVIYTEPEIAWVGKTEQQLKAENIPYKTGSFPFAAIGRAVAMGEPAGFVKVIAHAETDRVLGLHLVGVGVSELVHEGVLTMEFNGSADDLARICHAHPTLSEAIHDAAMAVDKRAIHKAN
- a CDS encoding TIGR00730 family Rossman fold protein, whose protein sequence is MKTLCVYCGSNSGAKPIYTERAMALGSRMARDGIALVYGGGNVGLMGTVADAVLDAGGEVIGVIPEQLVNWEVAHRGLTKLEIVGSMHERKARMFDLADGFVALPGGFGTLDEMFEMLTWRQLGIGNKPCAFLDIDGFYAPLMAMLDRMVAERFLHADQRQDLWHGDDIDVLLSWMRDYTPASASKWMDEKRRKALR